A portion of the Acidobacteriota bacterium genome contains these proteins:
- a CDS encoding M20/M25/M40 family metallo-hydrolase yields MLATGLPVFTSSAPELQGAGQAPAGGAAPSAGSGQGQAAPDPIRELVGHLELERYKATLKGLAQFGDRQQGTKRNRDAVDWIEAQLKSYGCTNTERITYTYAPAARGGGGGQAAAGRAAGAGQAAGAGQAAGGGQGAARQGGRGAAATPPAPGSAEWVRRGREGGSTQYGFRGRTGVNSNLDSQPNEALRALNAEPSVPGERQQVFCTKIGTTRPQEMYIIGAHMDGLGKGEAVNDDGSGTALVMEIARILHMPGVTSDVSIRFALWNNEESGLNGARAYVEQREKLQGLESPAGSGKYPEPKWLGMIQHDMMMWDHGMPRADGTVSSEQRPEADVNIEFQSNSKMVDQSMKLAFALKAAADAYTTHYPATVGPHMTNTDSTPFMDLVPAISLRENERGMQTGAGWNPHWHQPTDLFATFSDKDFLLGLNAAQVTLSGVARLAGVKTAK; encoded by the coding sequence ATGCTCGCCACCGGCTTGCCCGTCTTCACCAGTTCTGCACCTGAACTCCAGGGCGCCGGGCAGGCACCCGCGGGTGGCGCGGCCCCTTCGGCAGGCTCAGGGCAAGGCCAAGCGGCGCCGGATCCCATCCGTGAACTCGTGGGACACCTCGAACTGGAGCGGTACAAAGCAACGCTCAAGGGATTGGCGCAGTTCGGCGACCGCCAGCAAGGCACCAAGCGCAACCGCGATGCGGTCGATTGGATCGAGGCGCAGCTCAAGAGTTACGGCTGCACCAACACGGAGCGCATCACGTACACCTACGCACCCGCGGCACGTGGCGGCGGCGGTGGACAGGCCGCAGCCGGGCGCGCTGCCGGCGCGGGGCAGGCTGCTGGCGCGGGGCAGGCCGCCGGTGGGGGGCAGGGCGCCGCTCGCCAGGGTGGGCGAGGCGCCGCCGCAACGCCGCCAGCGCCGGGTTCCGCCGAGTGGGTGCGCCGCGGTCGCGAGGGCGGGTCCACTCAGTACGGATTCCGCGGTCGCACGGGCGTGAACAGCAATCTCGACTCGCAACCCAATGAGGCGCTCCGCGCGCTGAACGCCGAACCGAGCGTGCCTGGTGAACGCCAGCAGGTCTTCTGCACCAAGATTGGCACCACGCGTCCCCAGGAGATGTACATCATTGGCGCCCACATGGACGGCCTCGGCAAGGGTGAAGCGGTGAATGATGATGGGTCGGGGACGGCGTTGGTGATGGAAATCGCGCGCATCCTTCACATGCCGGGTGTGACCAGCGACGTGTCCATCCGCTTCGCGCTCTGGAACAACGAAGAGAGCGGCCTCAACGGCGCGCGTGCGTACGTGGAACAGCGCGAGAAGTTGCAGGGCCTCGAGAGCCCGGCTGGATCTGGCAAGTATCCGGAGCCGAAGTGGCTCGGGATGATCCAGCACGACATGATGATGTGGGACCACGGGATGCCGCGCGCCGACGGCACGGTCAGCTCCGAGCAGCGCCCCGAGGCCGACGTGAACATCGAGTTCCAGTCCAATTCGAAGATGGTCGACCAGTCGATGAAGCTGGCGTTTGCGCTCAAGGCGGCCGCCGACGCGTACACCACGCACTACCCGGCGACAGTGGGGCCGCACATGACCAACACCGATTCCACGCCCTTCATGGATCTGGTGCCGGCGATCAGCCTGCGCGAGAACGAGCGCGGCATGCAGACCGGCGCCGGCTGGAACCCCCACTGGCACCAGCCGACTGACCTGTTCGCGACGTTCTCCGACAAGGACTTCCTGCTCGGTCTCAACGCCGCGCAAGTGACACTTTCAGGCGTTGCGCGGCTGGCGGGAGTCAAGACCGCCAAATAG
- a CDS encoding winged helix DNA-binding domain-containing protein, whose translation MKDPLAASGYQSYLTRITRGTIVDRAFPRSFPLPEEIEDYRDAQWRREGTRQVETAPDAERFVERVGFAACLTDSRRPGPSLYVAVCGRRDAVMPRNVQTDPEASLTWQLKDEVLRRGKVYYGKMARGKAMFIAPRLIPAFWAIWGVPEKGERRRLSANAQAVLKVLRHEWEMSSIDLRQESGVHDRPSFQKALDELQAAMLVVPSEVVYRPKFTYIWTLAIGRFPDQLTQPMPREAALREIARAFLQGAGMTTRGELARVTGLSRADAGLGNRALVAEGVATTLATGVYQINNIVTHEGS comes from the coding sequence ATGAAAGATCCTCTGGCGGCGTCAGGGTATCAGAGTTACCTGACGAGGATCACGCGTGGCACAATTGTCGACCGTGCCTTCCCCCGCAGTTTCCCCCTTCCTGAGGAAATTGAAGACTACCGTGATGCTCAGTGGCGACGCGAGGGCACGCGGCAAGTGGAGACGGCGCCGGATGCCGAACGTTTTGTGGAACGGGTTGGCTTTGCGGCGTGCCTGACCGACTCGCGCCGGCCGGGGCCGTCACTCTACGTCGCCGTGTGTGGCAGGCGCGACGCCGTGATGCCCCGCAACGTGCAGACCGACCCCGAGGCGTCACTCACGTGGCAATTGAAAGACGAAGTGCTGCGGCGCGGCAAGGTGTACTACGGCAAGATGGCGCGCGGAAAAGCGATGTTCATCGCGCCCCGGCTGATTCCCGCGTTTTGGGCGATCTGGGGCGTACCTGAAAAAGGAGAACGGCGCCGCCTGAGTGCCAACGCGCAGGCCGTCCTCAAGGTCCTGCGCCACGAATGGGAGATGAGTTCGATTGACCTGCGCCAGGAGTCGGGCGTGCACGATCGGCCGTCATTTCAGAAGGCGTTGGACGAACTGCAAGCGGCGATGCTCGTGGTACCGAGCGAGGTCGTCTACCGGCCGAAGTTCACCTACATCTGGACACTGGCGATCGGGCGCTTTCCCGACCAATTGACGCAGCCCATGCCCAGGGAGGCCGCGCTCCGTGAAATCGCCCGCGCGTTCCTGCAGGGCGCCGGTATGACGACGCGAGGTGAACTGGCGCGAGTCACCGGCCTCTCGCGCGCAGACGCTGGATTGGGTAACCGCGCGCTCGTCGCGGAAGGAGTCGCGACAACGCTTGCGACTGGCGTCTACCAGATCAACAACATCGTCACCCACGAAGGATCATAA
- the hflC gene encoding protease modulator HflC gives MTIAKGAVALLALILVSSSTYTVSETEQVIITQFGEPRGNPISQPGIHFKIPFVQQANVFEKRFLEWDGSPNQMPTKDKRFIWVDMYARWRITDPLKFFQRLRDERGAQSRLDDILDGETRNAVASYDLIELVRSSNRPADSIPIESEEERIVLEQISKGRRAIAASILEAARARTLDLGIEVLDIRLKRINYVDEVAKDVYARMIAERRRIAERFRSEGEGEAARIQGERQRDLQRIQSEAYRLAQELRGKADAEATAIYAEAYGRDAEFYAFFKSLETYERVIDGKTYFVLGTDSDLLRYLRSPR, from the coding sequence ATGACCATCGCCAAAGGCGCCGTCGCGCTGCTCGCCCTGATCCTGGTGTCGTCGTCCACGTACACGGTCAGCGAGACCGAGCAGGTCATCATCACGCAGTTTGGTGAGCCTCGCGGGAATCCCATCAGTCAGCCGGGGATTCACTTCAAGATTCCGTTCGTGCAGCAAGCAAACGTATTCGAGAAGCGTTTCCTCGAGTGGGATGGCAGCCCGAATCAGATGCCCACCAAGGACAAGCGCTTCATCTGGGTGGACATGTACGCACGGTGGCGGATTACCGATCCGCTGAAGTTCTTTCAGCGCCTGCGGGACGAGCGCGGGGCGCAGTCGCGCCTCGACGATATCCTGGACGGCGAAACGCGCAACGCCGTTGCCAGCTACGACCTGATTGAACTGGTGCGCAGCAGCAACCGGCCCGCCGACAGCATCCCAATCGAGAGCGAAGAGGAACGCATTGTCCTTGAGCAGATCTCGAAGGGCCGCCGGGCGATTGCCGCCAGCATCCTGGAAGCCGCGCGCGCGCGAACGCTCGACCTCGGCATAGAGGTGCTCGACATTCGCCTGAAGCGCATTAACTACGTGGACGAAGTGGCCAAGGACGTCTACGCGCGCATGATCGCCGAGCGGCGGCGGATCGCGGAGCGCTTCCGGTCAGAGGGTGAAGGCGAGGCCGCGCGCATCCAGGGCGAACGTCAGCGCGACCTGCAGCGCATCCAGTCTGAGGCCTACCGCCTGGCCCAGGAACTGCGCGGCAAGGCCGACGCCGAGGCGACGGCGATCTACGCCGAGGCCTACGGCCGAGACGCGGAGTTCTACGCGTTCTTCAAATCGCTCGAGACCTACGAGCGCGTGATCGACGGCAAGACCTACTTCGTCCTGGGCACCGACAGCGATCTGCTGAGATACCTTCGCTCGCCGCGATAG
- a CDS encoding alpha/beta hydrolase, whose product MTIVDRGHGNPIVLVPSLQGRWEYLEPAVDALTRSHRVITFSLRDEQGGLDGLVAQVEAALDDREITRATICGVSFGGRIALRFAARRPERTEALVLVSAPGPGWHLRPSHRWAARHPLLAAPAFFSIMGARLWSELAVAIPDRRQRRDFVMRQARQLCRAPLSPTRMAARAALIDGLDIADECAAVSAPTLIISGEAHLDHVVPAGGAADFARLIPGSRSVTLAHTGHLGCITRPQAFAEIVDAFLAALGA is encoded by the coding sequence GTGACGATCGTAGACAGGGGGCATGGGAACCCGATTGTGTTGGTGCCCAGCCTCCAGGGGCGCTGGGAGTACCTGGAGCCAGCGGTCGATGCGCTCACACGGTCGCACCGGGTCATCACGTTTTCCTTGCGTGATGAACAGGGCGGTCTTGATGGTCTGGTCGCGCAGGTTGAAGCGGCGCTGGACGATCGCGAAATCACGCGGGCCACGATCTGCGGCGTCTCGTTCGGCGGCCGCATCGCGCTGCGTTTCGCCGCGCGCCGGCCGGAACGCACTGAGGCGCTCGTGCTGGTGTCGGCTCCCGGCCCCGGGTGGCACCTGAGGCCCTCACACCGGTGGGCCGCGCGCCATCCCCTGCTGGCCGCGCCGGCCTTCTTCTCAATCATGGGCGCGCGGCTCTGGTCGGAGTTGGCGGTGGCGATTCCAGACCGACGGCAGCGGCGAGACTTTGTGATGCGACAGGCCCGGCAGCTTTGTCGGGCGCCGCTGTCACCCACGCGAATGGCGGCGCGCGCCGCGCTCATCGACGGGCTGGACATCGCCGACGAGTGCGCCGCCGTGTCCGCGCCCACGCTCATCATCTCGGGCGAAGCCCATTTGGATCACGTCGTCCCTGCAGGCGGCGCGGCCGACTTCGCGCGCCTCATCCCGGGGTCACGCAGCGTCACGCTGGCACACACCGGGCACCTGGGCTGCATCACGCGGCCACAGGCCTTCGCGGAAATCGTGGACGCGTTCCTGGCCGCGCTTGGCGCATAA
- the aceE gene encoding pyruvate dehydrogenase (acetyl-transferring), homodimeric type, with protein MAPVDASALESIETREWIDSLDYVLRTGDRSRIFRLLDALRTRARAAGFREPFSSNTPYINTIPSTEQVPYPGNRELERRIKSVIRWNALAMVVRANRESDGIGGHISTYASAATLYEVAFNHFFRGKEAGADADIIYFQGHASPGIYARAFLEGRLTEEHLRDFRHEMRESGGLSSYPHPWLMPDFWEYPTVSMGLGPLMAIYQARFNKYLENRGHKPVSNQKVWAFLGDGETDEPEALGAITLATREKLDNLIFVINCNLQRLDGPVRGNGQIIQELEAVFRGAGWNVIKVLWGSEWDELLARDTEGLLVRRMGEIVDGEYQRYVVEGGAYLRKHFWGADPRLEAMVRHLSDDDLKKLHVGGHDPVKVYNAYRAAVNSQGVPTVVLARTIKGYGLGEAGEGKNITHQQKKMNEGDLKHFRGRFGIPISDEKIADAPFYRPDGDSAEIKYMAERRKALGGAVPRRVVKAGLLNATVTTQLDAEFEEFYKGSDRKASTTMVFVKMLTKLLKDPIIGKLIVPIVPDEARTFGMESLFRAVGIYSSTGQVYEPVDMDTLLYYKEAKDGQILEEGITEAGSIASWIAAGTAYAAHGVNTIPFFIFYSMFGFQRIGDFIWAAADARCRGFILGGTAGRTTLAGEGLQHQDGQSHVLALSVPTCRSYDPAFAYELAVIIKDGIKRMYVDGEDTFYYITVMNEQYAMPAAPPADVAAGIIKGLYRFSESKNTKAKLKAQLLGSGTILNEVITAQGMLEKYGVAADVWSATSYNELYRDGHAADRWNRLHPTETPRVPYVAQCLAGTEGVIVAASDYLKSQPGMISQWAGRPIVTLGTDGFGRSEDRASLRDFFEVDARYIVIATLSALQQQGKVEAAVVAKAIKDLGVNPEKPNPAIS; from the coding sequence ATGGCTCCTGTAGACGCGTCTGCCTTGGAATCGATTGAAACGCGCGAGTGGATTGACTCGCTGGATTACGTATTGCGCACGGGGGACCGCAGCCGGATCTTCCGGTTGCTTGACGCCCTCCGGACCCGCGCGCGCGCGGCCGGCTTCCGCGAACCCTTTTCGTCGAATACCCCGTACATCAACACCATCCCATCCACCGAGCAGGTGCCGTACCCGGGCAACCGCGAACTCGAGCGCCGCATCAAGAGCGTCATCCGGTGGAACGCGCTGGCCATGGTCGTGCGCGCCAACCGCGAGTCGGATGGCATCGGCGGCCACATTTCGACCTACGCCTCGGCGGCCACCCTGTATGAGGTGGCGTTTAATCACTTCTTCCGCGGCAAGGAAGCCGGCGCCGATGCCGACATCATTTATTTTCAGGGCCACGCCTCGCCCGGTATCTATGCGCGGGCGTTCCTTGAAGGCCGCCTGACCGAAGAGCACCTTCGCGACTTCCGCCATGAGATGCGCGAGAGCGGCGGACTGTCGTCGTACCCGCACCCGTGGCTGATGCCGGACTTCTGGGAATACCCCACGGTCTCGATGGGCCTGGGCCCGCTCATGGCCATCTACCAGGCCCGGTTCAACAAGTACCTGGAGAATCGCGGCCACAAGCCCGTCTCGAACCAGAAGGTGTGGGCGTTCCTCGGCGACGGTGAAACCGACGAGCCGGAAGCGCTGGGCGCCATCACACTCGCCACGCGGGAAAAGCTCGACAACCTCATCTTCGTCATCAACTGCAACCTGCAGCGCCTCGACGGCCCCGTGCGCGGCAACGGCCAGATCATCCAGGAACTGGAGGCCGTGTTCCGTGGCGCCGGGTGGAACGTCATCAAGGTGCTCTGGGGTTCCGAGTGGGACGAATTGCTCGCGCGTGACACCGAAGGCCTGCTGGTCAGGCGCATGGGCGAGATCGTTGACGGTGAATACCAGCGCTACGTTGTCGAAGGTGGCGCGTACCTGCGCAAGCACTTCTGGGGCGCCGACCCGCGCCTTGAGGCGATGGTGCGCCACCTGTCAGACGACGACCTGAAGAAGTTGCATGTGGGCGGTCACGACCCGGTGAAGGTGTACAACGCCTACCGAGCGGCCGTGAACTCGCAGGGTGTGCCGACCGTGGTGCTCGCGCGCACCATCAAGGGGTATGGCCTGGGCGAAGCCGGTGAGGGCAAGAACATCACCCACCAGCAGAAGAAGATGAATGAGGGCGACCTCAAGCACTTCCGGGGCCGCTTCGGTATTCCGATCTCGGATGAAAAGATCGCCGACGCGCCGTTTTACCGGCCCGACGGAGACAGCGCCGAGATCAAGTACATGGCCGAGCGCAGGAAGGCGCTTGGCGGCGCCGTGCCGCGCCGTGTCGTGAAGGCCGGGCTGCTGAACGCCACCGTGACGACGCAGCTTGATGCCGAGTTCGAGGAGTTCTACAAGGGCTCCGATCGAAAGGCCTCGACCACGATGGTCTTCGTCAAGATGCTGACGAAGTTGCTGAAGGACCCGATCATCGGAAAGCTGATTGTGCCGATCGTCCCCGACGAGGCGCGCACCTTCGGCATGGAGTCGCTCTTCCGCGCCGTCGGCATCTATTCGAGCACCGGTCAGGTGTACGAGCCGGTGGACATGGACACGCTGCTCTACTACAAGGAAGCCAAAGACGGTCAGATCCTGGAAGAGGGCATCACCGAGGCCGGTTCGATTGCCTCGTGGATCGCCGCAGGCACCGCGTATGCCGCCCACGGCGTCAACACGATTCCGTTCTTCATCTTCTATTCGATGTTCGGCTTCCAGCGCATCGGCGACTTCATCTGGGCCGCCGCTGACGCGCGCTGCAGGGGCTTCATCCTTGGCGGTACCGCAGGACGCACCACGCTTGCCGGCGAAGGCCTGCAGCACCAGGACGGCCAGAGCCATGTGCTGGCGTTGTCAGTGCCCACCTGCCGGTCGTACGACCCGGCATTCGCCTACGAACTGGCCGTGATCATCAAGGACGGCATCAAGCGGATGTATGTGGATGGCGAAGACACCTTCTACTACATCACCGTGATGAACGAGCAGTATGCGATGCCCGCCGCGCCGCCTGCCGACGTTGCGGCCGGCATCATCAAGGGCCTGTATCGGTTCAGTGAATCGAAGAACACGAAGGCCAAGCTCAAGGCGCAGTTGCTGGGCAGCGGCACGATCCTCAACGAGGTGATCACCGCGCAGGGCATGCTCGAGAAGTACGGCGTGGCGGCCGATGTGTGGAGCGCCACCAGTTACAACGAGCTCTACCGCGATGGCCACGCGGCCGACCGGTGGAACCGCCTGCATCCGACTGAGACGCCCCGCGTGCCGTACGTCGCCCAGTGCCTGGCCGGCACGGAAGGCGTGATTGTGGCGGCGTCCGACTACCTGAAGAGCCAGCCCGGCATGATCTCGCAGTGGGCCGGCCGGCCGATCGTCACGCTGGGCACCGACGGCTTCGGCCGTTCTGAAGACCGCGCGTCACTGCGCGACTTCTTCGAAGTGGATGCGCGCTACATCGTCATTGCCACCCTCTCGGCGTTGCAGCAGCAGGGCAAGGTGGAGGCTGCGGTGGTGGCCAAGGCCATCAAGGATCTCGGTGTGAATCCCGAGAAGCCCAACCCGGCGATTTCCTAA
- a CDS encoding 2-oxo acid dehydrogenase subunit E2 has translation MALEFKVPELGENVEKGDVVRVMVNAGDVIAVDQAVFELETDKATIEVPSTVAGTVGEVRIKKGDKVKPGQVVLTITAASGSGSPEVPGAEVKEPVAVPESRGPEVPEVKAPAPVVNIATARPVAVAAAVAVAPSVVTGPVELAQSVPAAPSVRRFARELGVEIAQVTGTGPGGRIGQDDVSAYVKAQMTSGAATGGSIGVRVHTALPDFSKWGTVESKPMSNIRRKTAEHLAHAWQAPHVTQNDKADLSGFDAFRDTFGGRVEKAGGKLTITAVVIKVLAAAIDRFPQFASSVDMANEAIVYKQYRHIGVAVDTPNGLLVPIIRDVNAKTVTQITVELAALSQKARDKKLSLDEMSGGVMTVTNLGGIGGTSFSPIVNQPEVAILGMSRSSIEPVWLNGQFVPRPMLPLSLSYDHRVIDGADAARFLRFVVEALEQPLTMIL, from the coding sequence ATGGCACTGGAATTCAAAGTCCCCGAGCTTGGGGAAAATGTGGAAAAAGGCGATGTCGTTCGCGTCATGGTGAACGCCGGCGACGTCATCGCGGTCGATCAGGCCGTCTTCGAACTTGAGACGGACAAGGCCACCATCGAGGTCCCGTCAACCGTGGCGGGCACAGTGGGTGAGGTCCGAATCAAGAAGGGCGACAAGGTCAAGCCGGGGCAGGTGGTCCTGACAATTACAGCCGCGTCGGGGTCCGGGAGTCCCGAGGTCCCGGGGGCAGAGGTCAAGGAGCCTGTCGCGGTTCCGGAGTCCCGGGGTCCCGAGGTCCCCGAGGTGAAGGCACCTGCGCCGGTCGTGAACATTGCGACTGCGCGGCCGGTTGCGGTTGCGGCGGCGGTGGCCGTCGCGCCTTCCGTGGTGACGGGCCCGGTGGAGCTGGCGCAGTCGGTGCCGGCGGCGCCGTCCGTGCGGCGGTTCGCGCGCGAACTGGGCGTTGAGATCGCGCAGGTCACCGGCACCGGGCCGGGAGGCCGCATCGGCCAGGATGATGTGTCGGCCTACGTGAAGGCGCAGATGACGTCGGGCGCAGCGACTGGTGGCTCCATCGGGGTGCGCGTTCACACGGCGCTTCCGGATTTCTCGAAGTGGGGCACGGTCGAGAGCAAGCCGATGTCGAACATCCGCCGCAAGACGGCGGAGCATCTGGCGCATGCCTGGCAGGCGCCCCATGTGACGCAGAACGACAAGGCTGACCTGTCGGGCTTTGACGCGTTCCGCGATACGTTCGGCGGTCGTGTGGAAAAGGCCGGCGGGAAACTCACGATCACCGCCGTGGTCATCAAGGTGCTGGCGGCCGCGATCGACCGCTTCCCGCAGTTCGCGTCCTCGGTGGACATGGCGAACGAAGCGATCGTCTACAAGCAGTATCGCCACATCGGCGTGGCGGTTGATACGCCGAATGGCCTGTTGGTGCCGATCATTCGCGACGTCAATGCGAAGACCGTGACGCAGATCACCGTCGAACTCGCTGCACTGTCGCAGAAGGCGCGCGACAAGAAACTGAGCCTGGACGAAATGTCCGGCGGCGTGATGACGGTGACGAACCTCGGCGGCATCGGCGGCACGTCGTTCTCGCCGATCGTCAACCAGCCCGAAGTGGCCATCCTCGGGATGTCGCGCAGCAGCATCGAGCCCGTGTGGCTCAACGGCCAGTTTGTGCCTCGCCCCATGCTGCCGCTCTCGTTGTCCTACGACCATCGTGTTATCGATGGCGCCGACGCCGCGCGCTTCCTCCGCTTCGTCGTCGAAGCGCTCGAACAGCCGCTGACGATGATCCTCTGA